From Micromonospora echinaurantiaca:
CGGACCTGCACCTGCGGGTACGCGAGCCGGCCGAGCTGGCCGCCGAGGGCTTCGGCGGCATCCTGACCGTGGGTGGCGGCTCGGCGCACGGCCCGCGCCTGGTCGAGCTGGACTGGCGGCCGGCCGAAGCCCGCACCCACGTGGTGCTGGTCGGCAAGGGCATCACCTTCGACACCGGCGGCATCTCGATCAAGCCGGTGCCGGCGATGAAGCTGATGCGCAAGGACATGGCCGGGGCGGCCGCGGTGGTGGCGGCCACCGTCGGCGCCGCCGCGCTGCGGCTGCCGGTACGCGTCACCGCGCTCGCCCCGCTGGCCGAGAACATGGTCAGCGGCTCGGCGTTCCGCCCGGGCGACGTCGTCCGCCACTACGGCGGGACCACCAGCGAGACCACCAACTCCGACGCCGAGGGCCGGCTGGTGCTCGCCGACGCGCTCGCCTACGCCGTCCAGGAGCTGCGGCCGGACCTGCTCGTCGACCTGGCCACGCTGACCGGCGCCAACGCGGTGGCGCTGGGCAAGCGCACCGGCGCGCTCTACAGCGAGAACGACGAGCTGGCCGCCGCCGTACTGGCCGCGGTGGCCGAGGCCGGCGAGGCGGCCTGGCGGATGCCGCTGCCCACCGACTACGTCGAGTATCTCGGCAGCGAGCTGGCCGACCTGTACAGCGCGCCGACCCAGGGCGCGGGCTCGGTGGTCGCCGCGCTCTACCTGCGCGAGTTCACCGGCGACCTGCGCGACCGCTGGCTGCACGTGGACATGTCCGCGCCGTCCTGGGCGGACGCCGACGACGCGGAACTGACCACGGGCGCGACCGGCTGGGGCGTACGCTCGCTGCTGCGCTGGCTGGCCACGCTCGGCTGACCGACGGTGCCCGCCCCCGGCGGACGCGGTCGAGTGCCCCGGTCAGCACTTCACGGCGGCGAGCAGCCCGTGCCCGAGCGGCAGCAGCGCCGGGATCCAGTGCTCCGACTCCCGGATCGCCTTGATCGTCTCCCGGATGGTCACCGTCTCCACGTCGCGGGCGGCCGGGTCGCCGATCCGGCCGCCGGCCAGCGTGCCGTTGAGCGCGAGCACCCCGCCCGGGCGCAGCAGCCGCAGCGCGGCGTCCACGCAGGCGGCGAAACCGGTCGACTCGGCGTCCACGAAGACCAGGTCGTACGCGCCGTCGGCGAGCCGGGGCAGCACGTCCAGCGCGCGGCCGGTGATGATCCTGGTGCGGCCCGCCGGGAAACCGGCCTCGGTGAAGATCCGCCGGGCGATCCGCTGGTGCTCCACCTCGACGTCGATGGTGGTGAGGACGCCGTCGGCCCGCATGCCGCGCAGCAGCCACACCCCGCTGACGCCGGTGCCGGTGCCGATCTCCACCACCGCCCGGGCGTTGCCGGCGGCGGCGAGCAGCCGCAGCGCGGCGCCCGCGCCGGGGGTCACCGCGTCGAGACCGACCTCACGGGCGAGGCTGCGGGCGGTGCGCAGCACGAGATCCTCAGCGGCGTACGACTCGGCGAACTGCAGAGCCTGGGCCGTCGAACTGCCGGAACCGGCGACCGTGGCGATGGGACACCTCCGGGCGGCGCGAATGGTGCGAGGGGCGGGTTGGCACTGTGAGCCTAGAGGCGGCCCCCAACGCTCGCAGCCGCGCGTCCCGCCGCGGACGATCACGGGCGGCAACCGCTGACTCCACCCGGGGCATCCGTGCAATCCTGGAGACGGGATCCCGCCGGTCGCGACCGGGCCGACCTGTCGCCGGGCCGTCGCGGGCGGGATCCGGGGACGGACTGGGAGGACCGACGTGACCGACGGCTGGGACTGGCGCCAGCCCGGTGGGAGCCCGACGCCGGCGGGACCGCCGACGCCGGCGTACCCGCCGCCTGCGCCGACGGCTCCGCACGGCACCGGCACCACCTCACCCTGGTGGTCCGACGCGCTCACCGACCCGTGGCGCGATCCGGCCGCCCCGGCCGCGGTGGTGGTCCCGGCCGCGCCCGGCCCCGGCACGGAGCCGGAACCCGTCACCGACCCGGACGCCCCGGGTCGCCTCTCACTGCGGCAACTGCTGCTCATCCCGCTGATCACCGCGCTGCTCGCCGGTGGCCTCGGTGGCGCGCTCGGCTACGCCTTCGCGGTGCGGGGCGGTGCCGGTGCCGGCACGGTCCTCGGCGCCGACCCGCAGGCACCGGGGTTGGCCCAGCGCAAGCCGGAGTCGCTGGCCGGCGTCGCCGAACGGGTGCTGCCCAGCGTGGTGACCGTGCGGGTGAGCAGCCTCGGCGGCACGAGCGAGGGCTCCGGCTTCATCGCCAGCGCGGACGGCCACGTGATCACCAACGACCACGTGGTCGCGGGCGGCAACGGCAAGGCCTCGGTGGTCTTCAACGACGGCAGCTCGGCCGCGGCCACCCTCGTCGGGCAGGACCCGGAATCCGACATTGCGGTGATCAAGGTGGCCCGCACCGGGCTGCGGCCGGTGGAGTTCGGCGACTCCGACGCGCTCGCCGTGGGCGACCCGGTGCTGGCCATCGGCTCGCCGCTCTCGCTGGCCAACACGGTCACCGCGGGCATCGTGAGCGCGCTCGACCGGACCATGCAGGCGGGTGAGCCGGGCGGCCCGGTGCGCTACTACGCGGCCATCCAGACCGACGCCGCGGTCAACCACGGCAACTCGGGCGGTCCGCTGGTGGACGGCGCCGGCCGGGTGATCGGGGTGAACTCGACCATCAAGTCGCTGGTCGCCGACGGGCAGGAGGCGGGCAACATCGGTCTCGCCTTCGCCATCCCGATCAACCAGGCCAAGCGGATCACCCAGGACATCATCGGCACCGGCAAGGCCCGGCGCACCGTGATCGGCGCTCAGGTCGGCGGCCCCGGCGCGGCCAGCGGCAACGGCGTACGGCTGGTGACGGTGGAGCCGTCCGGGCCGGCGGCCGACGCCGGGCTCAAGGCCGGCGACGTGATCCTGAAGTTGAACGGGCGCCCGATGACCGAACCGACCGATCTGATCGCCCTGGTCCGAAAGTTCGCC
This genomic window contains:
- a CDS encoding leucyl aminopeptidase family protein, with translation MLAIRLVAEPDRLDTLVLPLRPAGEGAGGDAPAVPAPTAVALPDGVVDEAVALAPAARLTGRAGELRTQFRPGRTPGLLVLVGTGDGDEASWRRAGAALVRAVADETHITISVPADASPAAVRGLYEGLLLASYRFRLTDAGDAPALTGVDLLVADPEPYLAVVETARTTARLTRWARDLTNMPSSVKNPEWFAEQVADRVTGVPDLHLRVREPAELAAEGFGGILTVGGGSAHGPRLVELDWRPAEARTHVVLVGKGITFDTGGISIKPVPAMKLMRKDMAGAAAVVAATVGAAALRLPVRVTALAPLAENMVSGSAFRPGDVVRHYGGTTSETTNSDAEGRLVLADALAYAVQELRPDLLVDLATLTGANAVALGKRTGALYSENDELAAAVLAAVAEAGEAAWRMPLPTDYVEYLGSELADLYSAPTQGAGSVVAALYLREFTGDLRDRWLHVDMSAPSWADADDAELTTGATGWGVRSLLRWLATLG
- a CDS encoding O-methyltransferase — translated: MLRTARSLAREVGLDAVTPGAGAALRLLAAAGNARAVVEIGTGTGVSGVWLLRGMRADGVLTTIDVEVEHQRIARRIFTEAGFPAGRTRIITGRALDVLPRLADGAYDLVFVDAESTGFAACVDAALRLLRPGGVLALNGTLAGGRIGDPAARDVETVTIRETIKAIRESEHWIPALLPLGHGLLAAVKC
- a CDS encoding S1C family serine protease, translated to MTDGWDWRQPGGSPTPAGPPTPAYPPPAPTAPHGTGTTSPWWSDALTDPWRDPAAPAAVVVPAAPGPGTEPEPVTDPDAPGRLSLRQLLLIPLITALLAGGLGGALGYAFAVRGGAGAGTVLGADPQAPGLAQRKPESLAGVAERVLPSVVTVRVSSLGGTSEGSGFIASADGHVITNDHVVAGGNGKASVVFNDGSSAAATLVGQDPESDIAVIKVARTGLRPVEFGDSDALAVGDPVLAIGSPLSLANTVTAGIVSALDRTMQAGEPGGPVRYYAAIQTDAAVNHGNSGGPLVDGAGRVIGVNSTIKSLVADGQEAGNIGLAFAIPINQAKRITQDIIGTGKARRTVIGAQVGGPGAASGNGVRLVTVEPSGPAADAGLKAGDVILKLNGRPMTEPTDLIALVRKFAPGSVVTVEYRRGSDRLNASVTLAADAK